In the genome of Streptomyces collinus, one region contains:
- a CDS encoding SRPBCC family protein: MAHKDDAQQAVPNTPGMRTDGDGAGRRRPLRERHVEETVEVAVPVRTAYNQWTQFKTFPRFSTVVRGVEQIRPTVTAWTIGYGPLRHRFAVEIVEQDPDAYLAWRGLEQNPSHHGEVEFRPTESGGTAITVRMLLEPQGAARILTRSSGAARLTARLVRGELMNFKQFIEGLGQEGGAWRGTIRNGRVQHDHPEPPRSRVAQWPVG, translated from the coding sequence ATGGCGCACAAGGACGACGCCCAGCAGGCTGTGCCGAACACGCCGGGAATGCGCACGGACGGTGACGGCGCCGGGCGCCGTCGTCCGCTGCGGGAGCGGCACGTCGAGGAGACGGTCGAGGTCGCGGTGCCGGTGCGGACGGCGTACAACCAGTGGACGCAGTTCAAGACCTTCCCGCGGTTCTCGACCGTGGTGCGCGGCGTCGAGCAGATCAGGCCCACCGTGACCGCTTGGACCATCGGCTACGGCCCCCTGCGGCACCGCTTCGCGGTCGAGATCGTGGAGCAGGACCCCGACGCCTACCTGGCCTGGCGCGGCCTGGAGCAGAACCCCTCCCACCATGGCGAGGTCGAGTTCAGGCCGACGGAGTCCGGCGGGACCGCGATCACCGTCCGGATGCTCCTGGAACCACAGGGAGCCGCGAGGATTCTGACCCGCTCGTCCGGGGCCGCCCGGCTGACGGCCCGGTTGGTGCGCGGGGAGCTCATGAACTTCAAGCAGTTCATCGAAGGTCTGGGGCAGGAGGGCGGGGCCTGGCGCGGCACCATCCGCAACGGCCGCGTGCAGCACGACCATCCGGAGCCGCCCAGGAGCCGCGTGGCCCAGTGGCCCGTCGGCTGA
- a CDS encoding DUF4436 family protein encodes MPVLIPIAGLIVVAVAVGSWLQFTERQAVDVVHTVGSSAADRVDVEAVVQSVDAANRELVLRVWVTPRGALGEAGGAAPVADLSLQTSGSTLSDLTFTAHERLSTKDVQVALTGGSISDYPFDTYETDIAFRAEMGGEQVPVRMLFSNNDTLFSVSAESAPSRQEAVAAVGLSRSGSLLVFAVFMMVVMWALAASVLIGAWYLTTSSEGLVWPGLAWMAATLFALAAFRNTAPGTPPIGCVLDWFAFLWAESIIALCLVTVVVTGADKALHQAAPPP; translated from the coding sequence CTGCCCGTGCTCATCCCCATCGCAGGTCTGATCGTGGTGGCGGTGGCCGTCGGCTCGTGGCTGCAGTTCACCGAGCGGCAGGCGGTCGACGTGGTGCACACCGTCGGCTCCTCGGCCGCCGACCGGGTGGATGTGGAGGCCGTCGTCCAGAGCGTCGACGCCGCGAACAGAGAGCTGGTACTGCGGGTCTGGGTGACCCCGCGCGGGGCCCTCGGCGAGGCGGGCGGGGCGGCCCCGGTGGCCGATCTCAGCCTCCAGACCTCGGGGTCGACCCTCAGCGACCTGACGTTCACGGCGCACGAGCGGCTCTCGACGAAGGACGTGCAGGTCGCGCTCACCGGCGGATCGATCAGTGACTACCCGTTCGACACCTACGAGACCGACATCGCGTTCCGGGCGGAGATGGGCGGCGAGCAGGTGCCGGTACGGATGCTGTTCTCCAACAACGACACGCTCTTCTCGGTCTCCGCCGAATCCGCGCCCTCCCGGCAGGAGGCCGTGGCGGCGGTGGGGCTGTCGAGATCGGGCAGCCTGCTCGTCTTCGCGGTCTTCATGATGGTGGTGATGTGGGCGCTGGCGGCGTCCGTGCTCATCGGCGCCTGGTACCTGACGACCAGCAGCGAGGGCCTGGTCTGGCCAGGTCTCGCCTGGATGGCCGCCACCCTGTTCGCCCTCGCCGCGTTCCGCAACACCGCCCCCGGCACACCCCCGATCGGCTGCGTGCTGGACTGGTTCGCTTTCCTGTGGGCCGAGTCCATCATCGCCCTCTGCCTGGTCACCGTGGTCGTCACCGGCGCCGACAAGGCCCTTCACCAGGCCGCGCCGCCCCCGTAG
- a CDS encoding alpha/beta fold hydrolase, with amino-acid sequence MTFTVTDVPDLPAGFTGTFTSHTVETCELTLHTVSGGDGPPLLLLPGWPQFWYSWRLIMPALAERFTVVAADLRGMDASDKPATGYDAAALADDMAALMTALGHDRFAVVGYDLGMLVGYALAASHRERVTGLVGAESILPGLSPSPPLLSDPATNEFLWHFAFNRLADINERMVAGREEIYFGYNLTSKTAAPGAIPQQAIDVYVDQLRDPAALHASFGYYRTLDTSAEQILRWRDEGPLSIPVLAIGGQHSTGTMPEETMRLVATDVTGLVIPGAGHFLPEEAPEDWARRCWTSCADPATFLVGADGAWSAGESTPACRTPSTSTRARPTAGGAGPVRQSTTGAARPGEGPCRRR; translated from the coding sequence ATGACGTTCACCGTCACCGACGTGCCGGATCTGCCCGCCGGGTTCACCGGCACGTTCACCAGCCACACCGTCGAAACCTGCGAACTGACCCTGCACACGGTCAGCGGCGGCGACGGGCCGCCGCTGCTGCTCCTGCCCGGCTGGCCCCAGTTCTGGTACAGCTGGCGGCTGATCATGCCCGCCCTCGCCGAGCGCTTCACCGTCGTCGCCGCCGACCTGCGCGGCATGGATGCCAGCGACAAGCCCGCCACCGGCTACGATGCGGCCGCCCTCGCCGACGACATGGCCGCCCTGATGACCGCGCTGGGCCACGACCGCTTCGCCGTCGTCGGCTACGACCTCGGCATGCTGGTCGGCTACGCCCTGGCGGCGAGCCACCGGGAGCGCGTCACCGGCCTCGTCGGCGCCGAGTCGATCCTTCCCGGTCTCTCGCCGTCCCCGCCGCTGCTGTCGGACCCGGCCACCAACGAGTTCCTGTGGCACTTCGCCTTCAACCGCCTCGCGGACATCAACGAGCGCATGGTCGCCGGCCGCGAGGAGATCTACTTCGGCTACAACCTCACGTCCAAGACCGCCGCCCCGGGCGCCATCCCGCAGCAGGCCATCGACGTCTACGTCGACCAGCTGCGCGACCCGGCCGCCCTGCACGCCAGTTTCGGGTACTACCGGACCCTCGACACCTCCGCCGAGCAGATCCTGCGCTGGCGCGACGAGGGACCGCTGTCCATCCCCGTCCTGGCCATAGGCGGTCAGCACAGCACCGGCACCATGCCGGAGGAGACCATGCGCCTGGTGGCGACGGACGTCACCGGCCTTGTCATCCCCGGGGCCGGCCACTTCCTGCCCGAAGAGGCGCCGGAGGATTGGGCAAGGCGGTGCTGGACTTCCTGCGCTGACCCGGCGACCTTCCTGGTCGGAGCCGACGGCGCGTGGAGCGCCGGGGAGTCGACGCCGGCGTGCAGGACGCCGTCGACCTCTACCCGTGCCCGTCCGACCGCGGGCGGGGCCGGCCCGGTGCGGCAGAGCACTACGGGGGCGGCGCGGCCTGGTGAAGGGCCTTGTCGGCGCCGGTGA
- a CDS encoding TetR/AcrR family transcriptional regulator, translating into MTSAPMRKDAARNRQRIVDVARQLVDEGTPLQLNDVARRVGVGVATVYRHFPTPEALMETVAAPGLEALVARAERALTEEDPWNALADFLDVTLEAQLTDPSLTIVRAAPDRVLPRTEELTATLDSLAGQLLDRARAAGAVRGVVTWDDLLPLMCGLAFAAQVHADDDETRRETGRRYLGVMLRGLRG; encoded by the coding sequence ATGACCAGTGCACCGATGCGGAAGGACGCTGCCCGTAACCGGCAGCGCATCGTCGACGTCGCCCGGCAGCTCGTCGACGAGGGCACTCCGTTGCAGCTCAATGATGTCGCCCGCCGTGTCGGGGTAGGGGTGGCCACCGTCTACCGGCACTTCCCGACGCCGGAAGCCCTGATGGAGACCGTGGCGGCCCCGGGCCTGGAGGCGCTGGTCGCCCGCGCGGAACGGGCGCTGACCGAGGAAGACCCCTGGAACGCCCTGGCCGACTTCCTCGACGTCACGCTGGAGGCGCAGCTGACCGACCCCTCGCTCACCATCGTGCGCGCAGCCCCGGATCGTGTCCTGCCCCGCACCGAGGAACTGACCGCGACGCTGGACTCGCTCGCCGGCCAGTTGCTCGATCGCGCCCGCGCGGCAGGTGCCGTACGCGGCGTGGTCACCTGGGACGACCTGCTGCCGCTCATGTGCGGGCTCGCCTTCGCCGCCCAAGTCCATGCCGACGACGACGAGACGCGTCGGGAGACCGGCCGCCGCTACTTGGGAGTGATGCTGCGGGGGCTGCGCGGCTGA
- a CDS encoding aldehyde dehydrogenase family protein, which yields MNDSAPEQPADVVARLRATFRTGRTKPVEWRMTQLRRLRDMLTENGADLAAALHADLGKSATEAFRTEIDFTVREIDHTLDHLADWLRPEPAPAPAHLGADVTVWTQYDPLGVVLVIAPWNYPAQLLLTPVVGALASGNAVIAKPSELAPATSAVLARLLPAYLDTDAVAVVEGGVPETTALLAEHFDHIFYTGNSTVGRIVLRAAAEHLTPVTLELGGKSPVFVDRDTDLAVVADRLTRGKFLNAGQTCVAPDYVLTDPETAAALEPLLANAVNALYGSDPAASGEYGRIINERHFDRLTGLLDSGRTVVGGTGDRAAKYLAPTVLADVSPDAPVMREEIFGPILPIVTVPDLDEAIAFINDRDKPLALYVFTESDGTRRRFAAETSSGGLGHGLPLAHLTVSDLPFGGVGESGMGNYHGRYSIETFSHRKAVLDKPLH from the coding sequence GTGAACGACTCCGCCCCTGAGCAGCCCGCCGACGTCGTCGCCCGCCTGCGCGCCACCTTCCGTACCGGCCGGACCAAGCCGGTGGAGTGGCGCATGACCCAACTGCGCCGGCTGCGTGACATGCTCACCGAGAACGGCGCGGACCTGGCAGCCGCCCTCCACGCCGACCTGGGAAAGAGCGCCACAGAGGCCTTCCGCACCGAGATCGACTTCACGGTGCGCGAGATCGACCACACCCTTGACCATCTCGCCGACTGGCTGCGCCCGGAGCCCGCCCCGGCCCCGGCTCACCTCGGCGCCGACGTGACGGTCTGGACGCAGTACGATCCCCTCGGCGTCGTCCTCGTCATCGCGCCCTGGAACTACCCGGCCCAACTTCTGCTCACCCCCGTGGTCGGGGCCCTGGCCTCCGGCAATGCGGTGATCGCCAAGCCGAGCGAGCTGGCCCCCGCCACATCCGCCGTCCTGGCCCGGCTGCTGCCGGCGTACCTCGACACCGATGCGGTCGCCGTGGTGGAGGGCGGGGTTCCCGAGACCACGGCCCTGCTGGCCGAGCATTTCGACCACATCTTCTACACCGGCAACAGCACGGTCGGCCGTATCGTGCTGCGGGCCGCCGCCGAGCACCTCACCCCGGTCACCCTCGAACTCGGCGGCAAGTCACCGGTGTTCGTCGACCGCGACACCGACCTGGCCGTCGTCGCGGACCGGCTGACCCGCGGCAAGTTCCTCAACGCCGGACAGACCTGCGTCGCCCCCGACTACGTCCTGACCGATCCGGAGACAGCGGCGGCTCTCGAACCGCTGCTCGCGAACGCCGTGAACGCGCTGTACGGCAGCGACCCGGCAGCCTCCGGCGAGTACGGGCGGATCATCAATGAACGGCACTTCGACCGGCTCACCGGCCTGCTCGACTCCGGCCGCACCGTAGTGGGCGGCACCGGCGACCGCGCGGCGAAGTATCTCGCGCCCACCGTCCTGGCCGACGTCTCCCCCGATGCGCCCGTCATGCGCGAAGAGATCTTCGGCCCCATCCTCCCGATCGTCACCGTCCCCGACCTCGACGAGGCGATCGCCTTCATCAACGACCGGGACAAGCCGCTCGCCCTGTACGTCTTCACCGAGTCCGACGGGACGCGGCGCCGGTTCGCCGCCGAGACCTCCTCGGGCGGCCTGGGCCACGGCCTGCCGCTCGCTCATCTCACCGTCTCCGACCTGCCGTTCGGCGGAGTGGGAGAGAGCGGCATGGGCAACTACCACGGCCGCTACTCCATCGAGACCTTCAGCCACCGCAAGGCGGTCCTGGACAAGCCGCTGCACTGA
- a CDS encoding DUF5302 domain-containing protein, translating into MAAESPSPEGSESADAESPALTPDADGQYDLKRKFREALARKRGMQADAADLAANPHASKIRGAHGPAANQRSFRRKSGG; encoded by the coding sequence ATGGCCGCAGAGTCTCCATCACCCGAAGGTTCGGAGTCGGCTGACGCCGAGAGCCCTGCCCTCACGCCCGACGCTGACGGTCAATACGATCTGAAGCGCAAGTTCCGGGAAGCTCTGGCCCGCAAGCGCGGTATGCAGGCGGATGCCGCCGACCTCGCTGCGAATCCTCACGCGTCGAAGATCCGCGGCGCGCACGGCCCGGCTGCCAACCAGCGGTCGTTCCGGCGGAAGAGCGGTGGCTGA
- a CDS encoding peptidylprolyl isomerase — translation MTIKVFFDITIDDVPAGRINMNLFDDVAPKTVENFRALATGEKGFGYKGSSFHRVIPEFMLQGGDFTRGDGAGGKSIYGEKFADENFTLKHTKPGQLSMANAGPNTNGSQFFITTIVTSWLDGKHVVFGEVADESSMELVRKIESYGSRSGRTSATITIADCGAL, via the coding sequence ATGACTATCAAGGTCTTCTTTGACATCACCATCGACGACGTTCCCGCCGGCCGGATCAACATGAACCTGTTCGACGACGTCGCCCCCAAGACCGTGGAGAACTTCCGCGCGCTGGCGACCGGAGAGAAGGGCTTCGGCTACAAGGGCTCGTCCTTCCACCGCGTCATCCCGGAGTTCATGCTCCAGGGCGGCGACTTCACCCGTGGCGACGGCGCCGGCGGTAAGAGCATCTACGGCGAGAAGTTCGCCGACGAGAACTTCACGCTCAAGCACACCAAGCCCGGCCAGCTCTCCATGGCCAACGCCGGCCCGAACACGAACGGCTCGCAGTTCTTCATCACCACGATCGTGACGTCGTGGCTTGACGGCAAGCACGTCGTGTTCGGTGAGGTCGCCGACGAGAGCAGCATGGAGCTCGTACGGAAGATCGAGAGCTACGGCTCACGGTCCGGCCGCACCTCGGCGACCATCACCATCGCCGACTGCGGCGCTCTCTGA
- a CDS encoding maleylpyruvate isomerase family mycothiol-dependent enzyme, with protein MVNSVIGPDELVPRVSQAHARVLELADQLDGRQKDAASALPGWSRGHVLQHLADNARAFERQALAALRGELKDMYDGGQGERDRSIERGAARPLAELREDLILAQRALEDSWSRLTAADWRRPVRFRHATVLDTALARWRETEIHAVDLALDHRPRDWSLAFALHALDFLSDRAPAGVRLVLRAVDDGFTRTLGSGTAVEVTGAVRDLAAWMAGRSLDGHLSTTAPQLPQLGPWPPDPAD; from the coding sequence GTGGTCAACTCCGTTATAGGTCCTGACGAGCTGGTGCCCAGGGTCTCGCAAGCGCATGCCCGGGTGCTTGAACTGGCCGATCAGCTCGACGGCCGGCAGAAGGACGCAGCGTCCGCCCTGCCCGGCTGGAGTCGTGGGCATGTCCTCCAGCACCTCGCCGACAATGCTCGTGCCTTCGAGCGGCAGGCACTGGCTGCTCTGCGCGGTGAGCTCAAGGACATGTATGACGGCGGTCAGGGGGAGCGAGACCGATCCATCGAGCGTGGCGCCGCCCGGCCCTTGGCCGAGCTGCGTGAGGACCTGATTCTGGCCCAGCGGGCGCTGGAGGACTCGTGGAGCCGGCTGACGGCAGCGGACTGGCGACGCCCGGTCCGATTCCGGCATGCCACGGTGCTGGATACCGCACTGGCACGATGGCGAGAGACGGAAATCCATGCCGTCGACCTGGCGCTCGACCACCGCCCCCGCGACTGGTCGCTCGCCTTCGCCCTCCACGCACTGGACTTCCTGTCGGACCGCGCCCCAGCCGGCGTTCGGCTGGTCTTGCGGGCCGTCGACGACGGGTTCACCCGAACCCTGGGGAGCGGGACGGCAGTCGAGGTCACTGGAGCAGTGCGTGACCTTGCGGCCTGGATGGCCGGCCGCAGCCTCGACGGTCACCTGAGCACGACGGCCCCTCAGTTGCCGCAACTTGGTCCGTGGCCGCCGGACCCCGCAGACTGA
- a CDS encoding MFS transporter: MLADRLPRGPLLVGSSVVSAASQAVIAALVLTHSAAIPLLMVLAAVNGASSSCYQPAAQALLPQTVPAESRRAALALSRIASSSAMIVGASLGGVLVATIGPGWGLAVDAASFALAAASIALIRVQVAPPAPSPGLVHELRIGWQEFTSRSWVWVIVVAFCFLNAGITASFTVLGPAVADTTGIGRSGWGLVVAAGSLGAVAGGVLSLSWRPRRAILVGCALMGLTASTPLLLALAPYTWALVVANFVAGVGIEQAGVAWYSTLNEQIPEDRLARVYAYDDLGSFLALPLAQFAAGPAVLLLGLQATLYAAAALILLATLAMVAAPSVRALVPKAAEPLPASEDPVPG; this comes from the coding sequence GTGCTGGCGGACCGGCTGCCGCGCGGCCCGCTGCTGGTCGGCAGCAGCGTGGTCAGCGCCGCGAGCCAGGCGGTGATCGCCGCCCTGGTCCTCACCCACAGCGCCGCCATCCCCCTGCTCATGGTGCTCGCCGCGGTCAACGGGGCGTCAAGTTCCTGCTACCAGCCCGCCGCCCAGGCTCTGCTGCCCCAGACCGTGCCGGCCGAGTCCCGCCGCGCCGCCCTCGCGCTCTCCCGGATCGCGAGCAGCAGCGCGATGATCGTGGGCGCCTCGCTGGGTGGCGTACTGGTGGCCACGATCGGCCCCGGCTGGGGCCTTGCCGTCGACGCTGCCAGCTTCGCGCTCGCCGCCGCGTCCATCGCGCTGATCCGCGTCCAGGTCGCGCCGCCCGCGCCCAGCCCAGGGCTGGTGCATGAACTGCGCATCGGCTGGCAGGAGTTCACCTCCCGAAGCTGGGTGTGGGTGATCGTGGTGGCCTTCTGCTTCCTCAACGCGGGCATCACCGCCTCGTTCACCGTCCTCGGGCCGGCCGTCGCCGACACCACCGGGATCGGCCGTAGCGGCTGGGGGCTGGTCGTCGCCGCGGGCTCGCTCGGCGCGGTCGCCGGCGGCGTACTGTCGCTGAGCTGGCGGCCCCGGCGCGCGATCCTGGTCGGCTGCGCGCTGATGGGCCTGACGGCGTCGACCCCGCTGCTGCTGGCGCTCGCCCCGTACACCTGGGCGCTGGTCGTGGCCAACTTCGTGGCGGGCGTGGGTATCGAACAGGCAGGCGTCGCCTGGTACTCGACCCTCAACGAGCAGATCCCCGAGGACCGCCTGGCCCGCGTCTACGCCTACGACGACCTCGGCTCCTTCCTCGCGCTCCCGCTCGCCCAGTTCGCCGCCGGACCCGCCGTACTTCTCCTGGGCCTGCAAGCCACCCTCTACGCGGCCGCCGCGCTCATCCTCCTCGCCACCCTCGCCATGGTCGCCGCACCCTCCGTCCGCGCCCTGGTCCCGAAGGCCGCGGAACCTCTGCCCGCCTCTGAAGATCCGGTGCCTGGCTGA
- a CDS encoding NUDIX hydrolase — MTSTGYSLTEHDDQPRARLLELLGAIEPWDDLERTHLKTATQWIGSGAPVYRVRKPDVPAMHLVSYFVVLDDTSGRLLLVAHRKAGLWLPAGGHVEPEEDPWAAVVRECREELGIQATASTITGELPFFLTVTETRGQGTHTDVSLWYLLNAEADTITSYDQDEFDAIRWLTAEHVLEESDELLDPHMHRFTRKLQHARAGRHCG, encoded by the coding sequence ATGACCTCAACCGGCTACTCTCTCACCGAGCATGATGATCAACCGCGTGCCCGCCTTCTGGAGCTGCTCGGCGCCATCGAACCCTGGGACGACCTGGAGCGCACCCATCTGAAGACCGCGACGCAATGGATCGGCAGCGGCGCCCCGGTCTACCGGGTGCGCAAGCCGGACGTTCCCGCGATGCACTTGGTGAGCTACTTCGTCGTCCTCGACGACACCAGCGGTCGGCTGCTGCTCGTCGCGCACCGCAAGGCGGGCCTGTGGCTGCCGGCCGGCGGACACGTCGAGCCGGAGGAAGACCCGTGGGCCGCGGTGGTGCGTGAGTGCCGTGAGGAACTGGGCATCCAGGCCACGGCATCGACGATCACCGGCGAGCTCCCCTTCTTCCTCACCGTCACCGAGACTCGGGGGCAGGGGACGCACACCGACGTCTCGCTCTGGTACCTCCTCAACGCCGAGGCCGACACCATCACCTCCTACGACCAGGACGAGTTCGACGCGATCCGGTGGCTGACCGCCGAGCACGTGCTCGAGGAATCCGACGAGCTGCTCGATCCCCACATGCACCGCTTCACCCGCAAGCTGCAGCATGCCCGGGCAGGAAGGCACTGCGGGTAG
- a CDS encoding pyridoxamine 5'-phosphate oxidase family protein, with translation MHHDERAERPGSHGEHQIQRDVGTVDRADRFYDEQVLDRLNSRMTEFVARQEMFFLATADRHGECDSTFRAGPAGFLQVIDAGTLVYPEYRGNGVMASLGNIRENPHVGILMIDFSQDRIGLHVNGRAQLVTDEAMRSKYPGLPVDPVPGRRPQMWVEVEVEEAYIHCSKHIPRLVKAPLRQSVDGTQGAAGEDGQAWGTDDVRRKGGDYFGAAARRHGLAPR, from the coding sequence TTGCACCACGACGAGCGGGCAGAGCGGCCCGGAAGCCACGGAGAGCACCAGATCCAGCGTGATGTGGGCACCGTCGACCGCGCGGATCGGTTCTACGACGAACAGGTGCTGGACCGGCTCAACTCGCGTATGACGGAGTTTGTAGCCCGTCAGGAGATGTTCTTCCTCGCCACGGCGGACAGACACGGGGAGTGCGACAGCACGTTCCGGGCAGGACCGGCCGGTTTCCTCCAGGTGATCGACGCCGGGACCCTCGTATACCCGGAGTACCGCGGTAACGGGGTCATGGCCTCGCTCGGCAACATCCGTGAAAACCCCCACGTCGGCATCCTGATGATCGACTTCTCCCAGGACCGTATCGGTCTGCACGTCAACGGCCGCGCCCAGTTGGTCACCGACGAGGCCATGCGCAGCAAGTACCCCGGCCTCCCCGTCGATCCGGTCCCGGGCCGCCGTCCTCAGATGTGGGTGGAGGTCGAAGTCGAAGAGGCCTACATCCACTGCTCGAAGCACATACCTAGGCTGGTCAAGGCACCGCTGCGGCAGAGCGTCGACGGGACGCAAGGCGCGGCCGGTGAGGACGGGCAGGCCTGGGGCACGGACGACGTCAGGCGCAAGGGCGGCGACTACTTCGGAGCGGCGGCCCGACGACACGGGTTGGCTCCGCGCTGA
- a CDS encoding ribonuclease J, which translates to MSHPHPNLKAAPPLPAGGLRVVALGGLGEIGRNMTVFEHAGKLLIVDCGVLFPEENQPGVDVILPDFTSIRDRLDDIVAIVLTHGHEDHIGGVPYLLRERTDIPVVGSKLTLAFLEAKLKEHGIRPRSVRVREGDRRGFGPFDCEFVAVNHSIPDSLAVALRTAAGLVLHTGDFKMDQFPLDDRITDLRAFARLGEEGVDLFLTDSTNAEVPGFTTSERELNPAIEQVMRTAPRRVIVSSFASHVHRIQQVLDAAHEHGRKVAFVGRSMVRNMGIARDLGYLKVPSGLIVNAKELEKLPDHRVTLVCTGSQGEPMAALSRMANRDHSIRIGKGDTVLLASSLIPGNENAIYRVINGLTRWGANVVHKGNAKVHVSGHASAGELVYCYNIVRPRNVMPVHGEFRHLRANADLAIRTGVDPERVVIAEDGVVVDLVDGRAAITGKVPAGNVYVDGMEVGGATEASLKDRLTLAEEGVVTVVAIVDADTGALAEAPDFLARGFVHDETTFEPVIPVIEKTLGNAAQEGVGDAHQLEQLIARAVANWAFRTHRRRPLVIPVIIDA; encoded by the coding sequence ATGAGTCATCCGCACCCCAACTTGAAGGCCGCCCCTCCCCTGCCGGCCGGAGGCTTGCGTGTCGTCGCACTCGGCGGCCTGGGCGAGATCGGTCGCAACATGACCGTCTTCGAGCACGCCGGCAAACTGCTGATCGTGGACTGCGGGGTGCTGTTCCCTGAGGAGAACCAGCCCGGCGTGGACGTGATCCTGCCGGACTTCACCTCGATCAGGGACCGCCTCGACGACATCGTGGCCATCGTCCTCACCCACGGCCACGAAGACCACATCGGCGGCGTGCCCTATCTGCTGCGGGAGCGGACGGACATTCCCGTCGTCGGCTCGAAGCTCACCCTGGCCTTCCTGGAGGCCAAACTCAAGGAGCACGGGATCAGGCCCCGCTCGGTGCGCGTACGCGAGGGCGACCGGCGTGGTTTCGGCCCCTTCGACTGCGAGTTCGTGGCCGTCAACCACTCCATCCCGGACAGCCTCGCGGTGGCCCTGCGTACCGCAGCCGGGCTGGTGCTGCACACCGGCGACTTCAAGATGGACCAGTTCCCGCTGGACGACCGGATCACCGACCTGCGCGCCTTCGCCCGACTCGGTGAGGAGGGGGTGGACCTCTTCCTCACCGACTCCACCAACGCCGAGGTCCCCGGCTTCACCACCTCCGAACGGGAGCTGAACCCCGCGATCGAGCAGGTGATGCGCACGGCGCCGCGGCGTGTGATCGTCTCCAGCTTCGCCAGCCACGTACACCGCATCCAGCAGGTCCTGGACGCCGCCCACGAGCACGGCCGCAAGGTGGCCTTCGTGGGCCGCTCGATGGTCCGCAACATGGGCATCGCCCGCGACCTGGGCTATCTCAAGGTTCCGTCCGGCCTGATCGTGAACGCCAAGGAGCTGGAGAAGCTGCCGGACCACCGGGTCACCCTGGTGTGCACGGGCTCCCAGGGCGAACCCATGGCAGCACTGTCCCGGATGGCCAACCGCGACCACTCGATCCGCATCGGCAAGGGCGACACCGTCCTGCTCGCCAGTTCCCTCATCCCCGGCAACGAGAACGCCATCTACCGGGTCATCAACGGCCTGACCCGGTGGGGCGCCAACGTCGTCCACAAGGGCAACGCCAAGGTGCACGTCTCCGGCCACGCCAGCGCCGGGGAGCTCGTCTACTGCTACAACATCGTCCGCCCCCGTAACGTCATGCCCGTCCACGGCGAGTTCCGTCACCTGCGGGCCAACGCCGACCTCGCCATCCGGACCGGCGTGGACCCCGAGCGGGTCGTCATCGCCGAGGACGGTGTCGTCGTCGACCTCGTCGACGGTCGCGCCGCCATCACCGGCAAGGTGCCCGCAGGCAACGTCTACGTGGACGGGATGGAGGTCGGGGGCGCGACGGAGGCCTCCCTCAAGGACCGCCTCACCCTGGCCGAGGAAGGCGTCGTCACCGTCGTGGCCATCGTCGACGCCGACACCGGCGCCCTGGCCGAGGCTCCCGACTTCCTGGCCCGCGGCTTCGTCCACGACGAGACCACCTTCGAGCCCGTCATCCCCGTCATCGAGAAGACGTTGGGCAACGCAGCCCAAGAGGGCGTCGGCGACGCTCACCAGCTCGAACAGCTCATCGCCCGGGCCGTGGCCAACTGGGCGTTCCGCACCCACCGTCGCAGGCCGCTGGTCATCCCGGTCATCATCGACGCCTGA